From a region of the Paenibacillus sp. FSL R10-2734 genome:
- a CDS encoding ABC transporter permease, translated as MRSTWKLIWPPLVAVVFFLTVWQLSVSLFHIEPWILPSPADIAHESTSNASGLWAHTMATLRLTLIGFPIGTAVGLIVALLLHLLPWSKRAFYPLIILSQNVPSIALGPLLIIWFGFGLLPKIVLITLVCFFPVAVAAMGGLSQSDQVMMNYMKMAGASKWQIFTKLELPSSIPALFSGVKISATYAVMGAVVAEWIGADKGIGYYMLLQKSAYRTDRMFVAIVIIVLLSLVLFAIIALLEKWLVRWKPRRNS; from the coding sequence GTGAGATCGACTTGGAAGCTAATATGGCCGCCCCTTGTGGCGGTCGTCTTCTTTTTAACCGTATGGCAGCTATCTGTATCTCTATTTCACATTGAACCTTGGATTCTACCGAGTCCTGCGGACATTGCCCATGAATCCACCAGTAATGCCTCAGGTCTCTGGGCTCATACGATGGCTACACTTCGGCTCACATTAATCGGCTTTCCTATTGGTACGGCTGTAGGCTTGATCGTCGCTCTACTTCTACATCTGTTGCCTTGGTCTAAACGGGCTTTTTATCCACTCATTATTCTGAGTCAAAATGTTCCCTCCATCGCACTCGGGCCGCTGCTTATCATCTGGTTCGGCTTCGGCCTTTTGCCCAAAATCGTACTGATAACGCTGGTGTGCTTCTTCCCGGTGGCTGTTGCTGCAATGGGCGGCTTGTCCCAAAGTGATCAGGTTATGATGAATTATATGAAAATGGCGGGCGCAAGCAAGTGGCAAATCTTCACGAAACTAGAGCTCCCCTCTTCTATTCCGGCACTATTTTCCGGTGTGAAAATATCCGCCACCTATGCGGTTATGGGAGCCGTGGTCGCAGAATGGATTGGAGCGGATAAAGGGATTGGCTATTATATGCTCCTCCAGAAATCCGCTTATCGTACGGATCGGATGTTTGTGGCTATTGTAATTATTGTGCTCCTTAGTCTTGTACTCTTTGCTATTATTGCTCTGCTGGAGAAATGGCTTGTCCGTTGGAAGCCGCGCCGTAACTCATAG
- a CDS encoding thiamine-binding protein yields the protein MANTLLSIQVIPKTPNGEDSIPYVDKAIEVIQKSGVKHQVNPLETTMEGELSELLEVVRQMQEALIEAGSPSVISQIKIAHNPNGISMDKLTEKYRP from the coding sequence TTGGCTAACACACTATTAAGCATTCAAGTAATTCCTAAGACTCCTAACGGTGAGGACTCCATCCCATACGTAGATAAAGCAATTGAGGTTATTCAGAAGTCCGGTGTTAAACATCAGGTGAATCCGCTGGAAACCACTATGGAAGGTGAGCTTAGTGAGTTGCTGGAGGTTGTGCGTCAAATGCAGGAAGCACTGATCGAAGCAGGCAGTCCAAGCGTGATCTCACAGATCAAAATCGCTCATAATCCTAACGGAATCAGCATGGACAAGCTGACGGAGAAATATCGGCCGTGA